The Scyliorhinus torazame isolate Kashiwa2021f chromosome 7, sScyTor2.1, whole genome shotgun sequence genome has a window encoding:
- the LOC140426572 gene encoding reactive oxygen species modulator 1, whose product MPVAVGPYGQSQPSCFNRVRMGFMMGCAVGMAAGALFGSFSCLRLGLRGRELLGGVGKTMMQSGGTFGTFMAIGMGIRC is encoded by the coding sequence ATGCCAGTCGCAGTGGGACCGTACGGGCAGTCACAGCCCAGCTGCTTCAACAGGGTTCGAATGGGCTTCATGATGGGCTGTGCAGTTGGCATGGCGGCTGGTGCACTTTTTGGCAGTTTCTCATGCCTCCGGCTGGGACTGAGGGGGCGAGAGCTGCTGGGTGGTGTGGGGAAGACCATGATGCAGAGCGGAGGCACATTTGGAACCTTCATGGCGATTGGAATGGGAATCAGATGCTAA